The following are encoded in a window of Novosphingobium sp. THN1 genomic DNA:
- the prsR gene encoding PEP-CTERM-box response regulator transcription factor → MSDAKSGQRPVLLIVEDDPGLQAQLKWAYEDFDVVIAGDRATALTLLRSEEPAVVTLDLGLPPDPDGTTEGFAVLDEIMALRPQTKVIVASGHGARESALKAIEKGAYDFYQKPVDIDALGLIVRRALHLSQIEAENRVLATRASSDNKVLGRMITAAPEMIKVARTIERVANTNVSVMLLGASGTGKELLARGLHDCSSRAQGAFVAINCAAIPENLLESELFGHEKGAFTGAVKTTEGKIELASGGTLFLDEVGDIPLQLQVKLLRFLQERTIERIGGRRSIEVDTRIVCATHQNLEAMIADGRFREDLFYRLAEIVVRIPGLAERPGDATLLAKSFLLRFAKEMNPSVKGFAPDALAAIDGWNWPGNVRELENRVKRAVIMADGKLVSAADLDLPTGETQEASPLNLKTAREVTDRKVIRHALARSEGNISSTARLLGISRPTLYDLLKQYDLHN, encoded by the coding sequence ATGAGTGATGCAAAGTCCGGACAGCGGCCGGTGCTGCTGATCGTCGAGGACGATCCGGGTCTGCAGGCTCAGCTCAAGTGGGCCTATGAGGATTTCGACGTCGTGATTGCGGGCGACCGGGCCACGGCGCTGACGCTGCTGCGGTCGGAAGAGCCGGCTGTGGTGACGCTCGATCTCGGCCTCCCGCCCGATCCGGATGGCACGACCGAAGGGTTCGCCGTGCTTGACGAGATCATGGCGCTGCGTCCCCAGACCAAGGTCATCGTCGCCAGCGGACACGGGGCGCGGGAATCCGCCCTGAAGGCGATCGAGAAGGGCGCCTACGATTTCTACCAGAAGCCGGTGGACATCGACGCGCTGGGCCTGATCGTGCGACGCGCGCTGCATCTTTCCCAGATCGAAGCGGAAAACCGTGTCCTGGCAACGCGGGCCTCATCAGACAACAAGGTGCTCGGCCGCATGATCACGGCTGCGCCCGAGATGATCAAGGTGGCGCGCACGATCGAGCGCGTGGCCAACACCAATGTCTCGGTCATGCTGCTGGGTGCCAGCGGTACCGGCAAGGAGCTTCTGGCGCGCGGGCTGCACGATTGTTCAAGCCGGGCACAAGGCGCTTTCGTCGCGATCAATTGCGCGGCCATCCCCGAAAACCTGCTGGAAAGCGAATTGTTCGGGCACGAGAAGGGCGCGTTCACCGGCGCGGTCAAGACGACCGAGGGCAAGATCGAACTGGCGAGCGGTGGCACGCTGTTCCTCGACGAGGTTGGCGACATTCCGCTGCAACTGCAGGTGAAGCTGCTGCGCTTCCTGCAGGAGCGGACCATCGAGCGGATCGGCGGGCGGCGCTCGATCGAAGTCGACACGCGCATCGTCTGCGCAACGCACCAGAATCTCGAGGCCATGATTGCCGACGGCCGTTTCCGCGAGGACCTGTTCTATCGCCTTGCCGAAATCGTCGTGCGCATTCCGGGGCTGGCCGAGCGCCCGGGCGATGCAACGCTTCTCGCCAAGTCGTTCCTGCTGCGCTTTGCCAAGGAGATGAATCCTTCGGTCAAGGGCTTTGCCCCCGATGCGCTTGCCGCCATCGACGGATGGAACTGGCCGGGCAACGTGCGCGAGCTTGAGAACCGGGTGAAGCGTGCGGTCATCATGGCCGACGGGAAGCTAGTCTCTGCGGCCGACCTTGATCTGCCGACGGGCGAGACGCAGGAAGCTTCGCCCCTTAACCTCAAGACCGCGCGCGAAGTGACCGATCGCAAGGTCATTCGCCATGCCCTTGCGCGAAGCGAGGGCAACATATCCAGTACCGCGCGACTGCTCGGCATAAGCAGGCCCACGCTATATGACCTGCTCAAGCAGTACGATCTCCATAACTAG
- the prsK gene encoding XrtA/PEP-CTERM system histidine kinase PrsK encodes MQTPLSWLGFGQWAFLIAAFCFLMLTGWRWERRRNAQEGPARAELGAFIVSGAWALVVAGTGYATLVAQVFESFRTFAWLSLAFVLFTRDGRHTSVAPIRPVMAALIFVETLQFILLMMNVRYGGNAAAQAMIFQISMLFRLLVATGALVLVHNLYAGAMAQQRVALRWTCIAMATVWGYDLNLYTIAYLARALPVELEAMRGVAQIGVALLLAIGAVRGRSALRFSPSRAVAFQSLSLLVIGAYMIVMVGAAQSLAWLGGDAGQLAQLGFVFVTSVLVLAILPAGRLRGWMKVMLAKHFFQHRYDYRSEWLRFTRTIGRGGTHAPSLHERVVQAVADITDSSAGLLLCQGENGEMVLSARWQWPTADVPAEALSIDRVAFFERRGFIVDLDELRAGVNHQGEDAAVPKWLVEEHSAWALVPLLHFDRLVGLVVLGRPQVARKLDWEDFDLLRVVGMQLASYLAEHAGQSALLEASRFEEFNRRMAFVMHDIKNLASQLSLLSRNAEKHAENPAFRADMLITLRNSADKLNALLARLSRYGGNAAERVEDIDASDVIRAVANRYNAPGQLQVHVTHDAPCRVFANREVLEQVVLHLVQNAIDASAEGMAVFLQCNVDGLYGTIEVIDTGCGMSAEFIRNRLFRPFVSTKQGGFGIGAYEAREMVRAMRGKLEVESREGLGSRFTVRLPLAAAQGLISSIEGESTPHGKKVA; translated from the coding sequence ATGCAGACTCCCCTGTCATGGTTGGGCTTCGGGCAATGGGCCTTTCTCATTGCCGCGTTCTGCTTCCTGATGCTGACGGGCTGGCGCTGGGAGCGTCGGCGTAACGCGCAGGAGGGCCCGGCCCGGGCCGAGCTTGGCGCATTCATCGTCAGTGGTGCCTGGGCACTCGTGGTCGCCGGGACTGGATACGCGACACTGGTTGCGCAGGTGTTCGAAAGTTTCCGCACTTTCGCCTGGCTCAGCCTCGCGTTCGTGCTGTTCACCCGCGACGGGCGCCATACGAGCGTTGCACCGATCAGGCCGGTCATGGCGGCGCTGATCTTCGTCGAGACGCTGCAGTTCATCCTGCTCATGATGAACGTGCGGTATGGTGGCAACGCTGCGGCCCAGGCGATGATCTTCCAGATCTCGATGCTGTTCCGGCTGCTGGTTGCCACGGGCGCGCTGGTGCTGGTGCATAACCTCTACGCCGGGGCCATGGCGCAACAGCGCGTTGCGCTGCGCTGGACCTGCATCGCGATGGCGACGGTCTGGGGGTACGACCTCAACCTCTATACGATCGCCTATCTCGCGCGGGCCTTGCCGGTCGAACTCGAGGCCATGCGCGGCGTGGCGCAGATCGGCGTTGCCCTGCTGCTTGCCATCGGTGCGGTGCGAGGGCGGTCGGCTCTACGGTTCTCACCGTCACGCGCCGTCGCTTTCCAGTCGCTTTCACTTCTGGTGATCGGTGCCTACATGATCGTGATGGTCGGTGCGGCGCAATCGCTGGCGTGGCTCGGCGGCGATGCCGGGCAGCTAGCGCAGCTGGGCTTCGTGTTCGTGACGAGCGTGCTGGTGCTGGCCATTCTCCCGGCCGGGCGCCTGCGTGGCTGGATGAAAGTCATGCTCGCCAAGCACTTCTTCCAGCACCGCTACGACTATCGCTCGGAGTGGCTGCGCTTCACCCGCACCATCGGCCGCGGCGGCACGCATGCGCCATCATTGCATGAGCGCGTGGTCCAGGCGGTCGCCGACATCACCGACAGCTCTGCCGGCCTGCTGCTGTGCCAGGGCGAGAACGGCGAGATGGTGCTATCTGCTCGCTGGCAATGGCCGACCGCCGATGTTCCAGCCGAAGCGCTGTCGATCGACCGGGTCGCCTTTTTCGAGAGGCGCGGCTTCATTGTCGATCTCGACGAACTGCGCGCCGGCGTGAACCATCAGGGCGAGGATGCCGCGGTACCGAAATGGCTGGTGGAAGAGCATTCCGCCTGGGCTCTGGTGCCTCTGCTGCACTTTGATCGTCTGGTCGGTCTGGTCGTGCTGGGGCGTCCGCAAGTGGCGCGAAAGCTCGATTGGGAGGATTTCGACCTGCTGCGCGTGGTGGGCATGCAGCTGGCAAGCTACCTTGCCGAGCATGCCGGCCAGTCGGCGCTGCTCGAAGCGAGCCGGTTCGAGGAATTCAACCGTCGCATGGCGTTTGTCATGCACGACATCAAGAACCTTGCCAGCCAGTTGAGCCTGCTTTCGCGCAATGCGGAGAAGCATGCGGAAAATCCGGCATTCCGGGCGGACATGCTGATCACGCTGCGCAATTCCGCCGACAAGCTCAACGCTTTGCTGGCGAGGCTTTCGCGTTATGGCGGCAATGCTGCAGAGCGCGTCGAGGACATTGATGCGAGCGACGTGATCCGCGCCGTGGCCAATCGCTATAACGCTCCCGGGCAGCTGCAGGTCCACGTGACGCACGATGCGCCCTGCCGCGTCTTTGCCAACCGTGAAGTGCTCGAACAAGTGGTTCTGCATCTGGTGCAGAACGCGATCGACGCCAGCGCCGAGGGCATGGCGGTTTTCCTGCAATGCAACGTGGATGGCCTCTACGGTACGATCGAAGTGATCGACACCGGTTGCGGAATGAGTGCCGAGTTTATCCGCAATCGCCTGTTCCGGCCGTTCGTGTCGACCAAGCAAGGCGGGTTCGGCATCGGTGCATACGAGGCGCGCGAAATGGTGCGGGCCATGCGCGGCAAGCTTGAGGTTGAAAGCCGCGAAGGGCTGGGCAGCCGCTTTACGGTGCGCCTGCCGCTGGCAGCCGCGCAAGGATTGATCAGTTCGATTGAGGGGGAAAGCACCCCCCATGGGAAAAAGGTGGCATGA
- a CDS encoding TIGR03013 family XrtA/PEP-CTERM system glycosyltransferase: MIRLFKHYIPHSVLLLGLLDFVLLIGAGELGWQLRAHQIGIDPGMVPMRLTPLLLFAVLVQTAMIAVGVYGSDALRSMRYATARLMVAVSLGIIALSVVYFMLPGRTLWRSNLFYAMFIAMAFLVLIRLLLGGLLGTSAFRRRVLVLGAGARADRLRKLGERPEAGFAIVGYIGMSSAAPAVEEAIHRDAINNLTRYVENLGVSEVVLALEERRNALPLKDLLRIKTTGVHVNDFSTFMERETGRVDLDTVNPSWLIFSDGFSSGRALSSAAKRIFDITASLLLLVLTLPVIVLFALLVKIDSKGPAFFRQRRVGLYGEPFDVIKLRSMRTDAEVNGAQFAQENDPRVTRIGRFIRKVRIDELPQTWSVLKGEMSFVGPRPERPEFVSDLEEKLPYYAERHMVKPGITGWAQINYPYGASIEDSRHKLEYDLYYAKNYTPFLDLLILLQTLRVVLWHEGAR; the protein is encoded by the coding sequence ATGATCCGCCTGTTCAAGCATTACATACCGCATTCGGTTCTGCTGCTGGGCCTGCTGGACTTTGTCCTGCTGATCGGCGCCGGCGAACTGGGCTGGCAGTTGCGCGCGCACCAGATCGGCATCGATCCGGGCATGGTGCCCATGCGGTTGACGCCCTTGCTGCTGTTTGCGGTGCTGGTGCAGACCGCGATGATCGCGGTCGGCGTCTACGGGTCCGACGCGCTGCGTTCGATGCGTTATGCCACGGCACGGCTGATGGTGGCGGTAAGCCTCGGGATCATAGCCCTTTCCGTCGTTTACTTCATGCTGCCGGGGCGCACGCTGTGGCGGTCCAACCTGTTCTACGCGATGTTCATTGCCATGGCGTTCCTGGTGCTCATCCGGCTGCTGCTGGGTGGTCTTCTTGGGACATCCGCATTTCGGCGGCGCGTGCTGGTGCTGGGCGCTGGCGCGCGAGCTGACCGCCTGCGCAAGCTGGGCGAGCGGCCCGAGGCAGGTTTTGCCATTGTCGGATACATCGGCATGAGCAGCGCCGCGCCGGCTGTCGAAGAGGCAATCCATCGCGACGCGATCAACAACCTCACGCGCTATGTGGAAAATCTGGGCGTGAGCGAAGTGGTGCTGGCGCTGGAAGAGCGCCGCAACGCGCTGCCGCTGAAGGATCTGCTGCGGATCAAGACCACTGGCGTACACGTCAACGACTTCTCGACGTTCATGGAACGCGAAACGGGGCGTGTGGATCTCGACACGGTCAATCCGAGCTGGCTGATCTTCTCGGACGGGTTTTCATCGGGTCGTGCCCTGTCAAGCGCCGCCAAGCGCATCTTCGACATTACCGCGAGCCTGCTGTTGCTGGTACTTACCCTGCCGGTGATCGTGCTGTTCGCCCTGCTGGTGAAGATCGACAGCAAGGGGCCGGCCTTCTTCCGCCAGCGCCGCGTCGGCCTGTATGGCGAGCCGTTCGATGTGATCAAACTGCGTTCGATGCGCACCGATGCCGAGGTGAACGGGGCGCAGTTCGCGCAGGAAAACGACCCGCGGGTGACCCGGATCGGGCGCTTCATCCGCAAGGTGCGGATCGATGAGCTGCCGCAGACATGGTCGGTGCTGAAAGGCGAGATGAGCTTCGTCGGCCCCCGTCCGGAGCGCCCCGAGTTCGTCTCGGACCTCGAGGAAAAGCTGCCGTATTATGCCGAGCGCCATATGGTGAAGCCCGGCATCACGGGCTGGGCGCAGATCAATTACCCTTATGGGGCATCGATCGAGGATTCGCGGCACAAGCTTGAGTACGACCTTTACTACGCCAAGAACTACACCCCTTTCCTGGACCTGCTGATCCTTCTCCAGACCCTGCGCGTCGTGCTCTGGCACGAGGGTGCACGGTAA
- the dnaJ gene encoding molecular chaperone DnaJ, producing MSAEIDFYELLEVERTADEKVLKSAYRKLAMKFHPDKNPGCAESEAKFKQINEAYACLSDPQKRAAYDRYGHAAFQQGGGGGQGGFGGGDFGDIGDIFETIFGGAFGGGGRQQARRGADLRYDMEISLEDAFHGKETEIAVEVSQKCEPCSGSGATPGTSARRCNLCGGHGKVRAQQGFFMVERACPNCHGRGEVIESPCKNCRGEGRVDAEQRLQVNIPAGVDNGTRIRLAGKGEAGPFGAPPGDLYLFLHIQRHKVFEREGTTLLTRCPISFTTAALGGEIEIPGLDGKVHAIEIPAGIQSGKQLRKRGGGMPVLQGRGIGDLVVEIHVETPTKLSSRQKELLREFQSTETGEECPQSKGFFERIKDAWTDLTE from the coding sequence ATGTCGGCGGAAATCGATTTCTACGAACTGCTCGAGGTTGAGCGGACTGCGGACGAGAAGGTCCTCAAGTCTGCATACCGCAAACTCGCCATGAAGTTCCATCCGGACAAGAATCCGGGCTGTGCCGAAAGCGAGGCCAAGTTCAAGCAGATCAACGAGGCTTATGCCTGCCTGTCCGACCCGCAGAAGCGGGCGGCCTATGACCGCTATGGCCATGCCGCGTTCCAGCAGGGCGGCGGCGGTGGCCAAGGTGGTTTCGGTGGCGGAGACTTCGGCGATATCGGCGATATCTTCGAGACGATCTTCGGCGGCGCGTTCGGTGGCGGTGGCCGTCAGCAGGCGCGGCGTGGCGCGGACTTGCGCTACGACATGGAAATCAGCCTCGAGGATGCATTCCACGGCAAGGAGACCGAGATCGCGGTCGAGGTTTCGCAGAAGTGCGAGCCTTGCAGCGGATCGGGCGCCACGCCGGGCACTTCGGCGCGACGCTGCAACCTTTGCGGCGGGCACGGCAAGGTGCGGGCGCAGCAGGGCTTCTTCATGGTCGAGCGGGCCTGCCCGAACTGCCATGGCCGCGGCGAAGTGATCGAAAGCCCGTGCAAGAATTGCCGCGGTGAAGGCCGCGTCGACGCCGAGCAGCGGCTTCAGGTCAACATTCCCGCAGGCGTCGACAACGGCACGCGTATCCGCCTTGCCGGCAAGGGCGAGGCAGGTCCCTTCGGAGCGCCTCCGGGCGACCTTTACCTGTTCCTCCACATCCAGCGCCACAAGGTGTTCGAGCGCGAGGGCACGACGCTGCTGACGCGCTGCCCGATCAGCTTCACGACTGCCGCGCTTGGTGGCGAGATCGAGATTCCGGGGCTGGACGGAAAAGTCCACGCCATCGAGATTCCGGCCGGCATCCAGTCGGGCAAGCAGTTGCGCAAGCGCGGCGGCGGCATGCCCGTGCTGCAGGGGCGCGGGATTGGCGATCTGGTGGTGGAAATCCACGTGGAGACGCCGACGAAGCTTTCTTCGCGCCAGAAGGAACTCCTGCGGGAGTTTCAGTCTACCGAGACCGGCGAGGAGTGCCCGCAGTCGAAGGGCTTTTTCGAGCGCATCAAGGATGCCTGGACGGATCTGACGGAGTAA
- the dnaK gene encoding molecular chaperone DnaK, whose protein sequence is MAKVIGIDLGTTNSCVAVMDGGTPKVIENSEGARTTPSIVAFTKDGERLIGQPAKRQAVTNPDNTIFAVKRLIGRRFDDPLTQKDTELVPYTITKGKNGDAWVAAGGQDYSPSQISAFTLQKMKETAEAYLGETVTQAVITVPAYFNDAQRQATKDAGQIAGLEVLRIINEPTAAALAYGLDKQDGKTIAVYDLGGGTFDISILEIGDGVFEVKSTNGDTFLGGEDFDTALVEFLADKFKSKENMDLRGDKLALQRLKEAAEKAKIELSSAQTTEINLPFITARMEGGSTTPLHLVETITRADLEKLVAGLIQRTLDPCKKALADAGLSAKDIDDVVLVGGMTRMPKVREVVKDFFGKDPHTGVNPDEVVAMGAAIQAGVLQGDVKDVLLLDVTPLSLGIETLGGIMTKMIDRNTTIPTKKSQVYSTAEDNQQAVTIRVFQGEREMAQDNKLLGQFDLVGIPPARRGVPQIEVTFDIDANGIVNVSAKDKGTGKEQQIRIQASGGLSDADIDQMVRDAEKFAEEDKKRRAEAEAKNNAESLIHATERQLEENGDKIDASLKAEIEAAIAEAKTAVESGNADEMTAKTQALTDKAMKMGQAIYEKEQAAAASPGAEAPKADDDVVDAEFSEVDDNK, encoded by the coding sequence ATGGCTAAAGTTATCGGCATCGACCTTGGCACGACCAACAGCTGCGTTGCTGTAATGGACGGGGGCACGCCCAAGGTCATTGAAAACTCGGAAGGTGCGCGCACCACGCCGTCGATCGTCGCTTTCACCAAGGATGGTGAGCGCCTGATCGGCCAGCCGGCCAAGCGCCAGGCTGTCACCAACCCGGACAACACGATTTTCGCGGTCAAGCGCCTGATCGGCCGCCGCTTTGACGATCCGCTGACCCAGAAGGACACGGAACTCGTCCCCTACACCATCACCAAGGGCAAGAACGGCGATGCCTGGGTTGCGGCCGGTGGCCAGGACTACAGCCCGTCGCAGATCTCGGCCTTCACGCTGCAGAAGATGAAGGAAACCGCCGAGGCCTATCTTGGCGAGACCGTGACGCAGGCAGTGATCACCGTCCCCGCTTACTTCAACGACGCGCAGCGCCAGGCGACCAAGGATGCCGGGCAGATCGCGGGCCTTGAAGTGCTGCGCATTATTAACGAGCCGACTGCGGCGGCGCTGGCCTATGGGCTCGACAAGCAGGACGGCAAGACGATCGCGGTCTATGACCTTGGCGGCGGCACCTTCGACATCTCGATCCTCGAGATCGGCGATGGCGTGTTCGAGGTGAAGTCGACCAACGGCGACACGTTCCTTGGCGGCGAGGACTTTGATACGGCGCTGGTGGAATTCCTGGCCGACAAGTTCAAGTCGAAGGAGAACATGGACCTGCGCGGCGACAAACTCGCCCTGCAGCGCCTCAAGGAAGCCGCGGAAAAGGCCAAGATCGAGCTGTCGTCTGCCCAGACGACCGAGATCAACCTGCCGTTCATCACCGCCCGCATGGAAGGTGGCAGCACCACCCCGCTCCATCTGGTGGAGACGATCACCCGCGCCGATCTGGAAAAGCTGGTTGCCGGCCTGATCCAGCGCACGCTCGACCCTTGCAAGAAGGCTCTGGCTGATGCCGGTCTTTCGGCCAAGGACATCGATGACGTGGTGCTCGTCGGCGGCATGACCCGCATGCCCAAGGTCCGCGAAGTGGTGAAGGACTTCTTCGGCAAGGACCCGCACACCGGCGTGAATCCGGACGAAGTTGTCGCCATGGGCGCGGCGATCCAGGCCGGCGTGCTGCAGGGCGACGTCAAGGACGTGCTGCTGCTCGACGTGACCCCGCTTTCGCTGGGCATCGAGACGCTGGGCGGCATCATGACCAAGATGATCGACCGCAACACCACGATCCCGACCAAGAAGAGCCAGGTCTATTCGACTGCCGAGGACAATCAGCAGGCGGTGACGATCCGGGTCTTCCAGGGCGAGCGTGAAATGGCGCAGGACAACAAGCTCCTCGGCCAGTTTGACCTCGTCGGCATTCCGCCCGCACGGCGCGGCGTGCCGCAGATCGAGGTGACGTTCGACATCGACGCCAACGGCATCGTGAACGTGAGCGCGAAGGACAAGGGCACCGGCAAGGAACAGCAGATCCGCATTCAGGCGTCTGGTGGTCTGTCGGATGCGGACATCGACCAGATGGTCCGTGATGCCGAGAAGTTCGCCGAAGAGGACAAGAAGCGTCGAGCCGAGGCGGAAGCCAAGAACAACGCCGAAAGCCTCATCCACGCGACCGAGCGCCAGCTTGAAGAGAACGGCGACAAGATCGACGCCTCGCTGAAGGCAGAGATCGAGGCTGCCATCGCCGAGGCCAAGACGGCTGTCGAAAGCGGCAACGCGGACGAGATGACCGCGAAGACGCAGGCGCTGACCGACAAGGCCATGAAGATGGGCCAGGCGATCTACGAGAAGGAGCAGGCTGCTGCGGCGTCTCCGGGTGCCGAGGCTCCGAAAGCCGATGACGACGTGGTCGACGCCGAGTTCTCGGAAGTCGACGACAACAAGTGA
- a CDS encoding copper chaperone PCu(A)C, whose protein sequence is MRKLAIIGLSALALSLGACGQKVEDPAAQASSSAAAGPENAPGVTVTDAMVRLPAVPGTPGAAYFTVSQGSGAPRKIVSVYVEGAQRAEMHETVTKNDISSMQQVKDVAIEAGKSAAFKPGGLHVMLFDVSDTLKVGTTTELTITLDNGDKVSVPAKVEALGGANGDDAMEGMDHSGHDMSGHDMSKM, encoded by the coding sequence ATGCGCAAGCTTGCAATCATTGGACTTTCCGCCCTCGCCCTGTCGCTTGGCGCCTGCGGCCAGAAGGTGGAAGATCCGGCGGCTCAGGCCAGCAGCAGCGCCGCAGCCGGGCCGGAAAACGCCCCCGGCGTCACCGTGACCGACGCGATGGTCCGCCTGCCCGCAGTGCCGGGTACACCGGGCGCGGCCTACTTCACCGTTTCGCAGGGCAGCGGCGCCCCGCGCAAGATCGTCTCGGTTTATGTCGAAGGCGCCCAGCGCGCCGAAATGCACGAAACCGTTACGAAAAATGACATTTCCTCGATGCAGCAGGTCAAGGACGTGGCAATCGAAGCGGGCAAGAGCGCCGCGTTCAAACCGGGCGGCCTGCACGTGATGCTGTTCGACGTGTCAGACACGCTCAAGGTTGGCACCACCACGGAACTCACCATCACGCTCGACAATGGCGACAAGGTCAGCGTGCCCGCCAAGGTCGAAGCGCTTGGCGGAGCGAACGGCGATGACGCGATGGAAGGCATGGATCATTCCGGCCATGACATGAGCGGTCATGACATGAGCAAGATGTGA
- a CDS encoding vgr related protein, whose amino-acid sequence MRSESAPCPPGGERALTAGECALVAEVFGAAIDTAPVRIRRRRWFPFQPTGTVMAPMGHLHFAAASPHYEHDFAQASLPAQSLFIHEMVHVWQAQTRGRWWLPLMRHPFCRYSYTYDPGRPFERYGIEQQAELVRHWFMAKRGAPSPAAPSLEALEALVPFSPPAQQRTSYSRP is encoded by the coding sequence GTGAGAAGTGAAAGCGCTCCCTGCCCGCCCGGTGGGGAGCGCGCGCTGACGGCGGGCGAATGCGCCCTCGTCGCCGAAGTTTTTGGTGCGGCCATAGACACAGCACCGGTACGCATCCGCCGCCGCCGCTGGTTTCCATTCCAGCCGACAGGCACGGTCATGGCGCCGATGGGCCACCTCCACTTCGCTGCCGCCAGCCCGCATTACGAACACGATTTCGCCCAGGCTTCGCTTCCCGCGCAAAGCCTGTTCATTCACGAGATGGTTCATGTCTGGCAAGCGCAGACACGTGGCCGCTGGTGGCTGCCGCTGATGCGTCACCCGTTCTGTCGCTACAGCTACACCTACGATCCCGGCCGCCCGTTTGAGCGCTACGGTATCGAACAGCAGGCCGAGCTTGTCCGCCACTGGTTCATGGCAAAACGGGGCGCACCGTCACCGGCCGCCCCGTCTCTTGAAGCACTTGAAGCGCTGGTTCCGTTCAGTCCGCCCGCTCAGCAGCGGACTTCGTATTCGCGACCGTAG
- a CDS encoding YMGG-like glycine zipper-containing protein, translating into MRKIIIASLIMGSAVTLGGCARNYAGEGAAVGAAVGAGIGAATGGDVVQGAAIGGAVGAVGGSQIRKRDNRCYQVDRYGREYEVRC; encoded by the coding sequence ATGCGCAAGATCATCATTGCATCGCTTATCATGGGTTCGGCCGTCACGCTGGGCGGCTGCGCACGCAACTATGCGGGCGAGGGCGCTGCCGTTGGTGCCGCAGTTGGTGCGGGCATTGGCGCGGCGACCGGCGGCGACGTCGTGCAGGGTGCTGCCATCGGCGGTGCAGTTGGCGCGGTGGGCGGTTCGCAGATCAGGAAGCGTGACAACCGCTGCTATCAGGTCGACCGCTACGGTCGCGAATACGAAGTCCGCTGCTGA
- a CDS encoding cysteine hydrolase family protein yields the protein MPHAVDHRDILARFAATRGGDGNIFHDIDPTRLAHIVVDMQNGFMEKGAPVEVPMARTIVDNINRISTAVRTSGGHNVFLRYTTPPDGGPSWSNFMVRMGASAQGHQEAFTPGNHGWQLWPTLDVSEADTVIDKHRFSGFTPGTCTLNEALKAKGIDIVLITGTLTNCCCESTARDAMQHNYRVIMIADANAALSDEEHAATLHNMAFVFADLYSTDEVVDLLEA from the coding sequence ATGCCCCATGCCGTAGATCATCGCGACATCCTCGCCCGCTTCGCCGCCACGCGCGGCGGTGATGGCAATATCTTCCACGATATCGATCCCACCCGGCTCGCCCATATCGTGGTCGACATGCAGAACGGTTTCATGGAGAAAGGCGCGCCGGTGGAAGTGCCGATGGCCCGTACCATCGTCGACAACATCAACCGCATCAGCACCGCAGTTCGTACCAGCGGCGGCCACAACGTGTTCCTGCGCTACACCACCCCGCCCGATGGCGGCCCAAGCTGGTCAAACTTCATGGTTCGCATGGGCGCCAGTGCGCAAGGCCACCAAGAGGCGTTCACGCCCGGCAACCACGGCTGGCAGCTCTGGCCGACACTCGACGTGAGCGAGGCAGACACCGTAATCGACAAGCACCGCTTCAGCGGCTTCACCCCCGGCACCTGCACGCTCAATGAAGCCCTGAAGGCAAAGGGCATCGACATCGTGCTGATCACCGGCACGCTCACCAACTGCTGCTGCGAAAGCACCGCCCGCGACGCGATGCAGCACAACTACCGCGTGATCATGATCGCAGATGCCAACGCCGCCCTGTCAGACGAGGAACACGCCGCCACCCTGCACAACATGGCGTTCGTGTTTGCCGATCTTTACTCGACTGATGAGGTCGTCGATTTGCTGGAGGCGTAG
- the grpE gene encoding nucleotide exchange factor GrpE encodes MSDNETRPTDAEVEAELKGVPEDMIDQTSASDEAAKLREELEAAKQDVLYAKAETQNVRRRMEKDVADARAYAATGFARDILSVADNLARALESIPADLREDDKFKNLVAGLEATGREIEKVFGSHGITRIAAMGLPLDPHQHQAMIEMPSADAEPGTVISELQAGYMIKDRLLRPAMVAVAKKPD; translated from the coding sequence ATGAGCGATAACGAGACGCGCCCCACTGACGCTGAAGTCGAGGCGGAACTGAAGGGTGTGCCCGAGGACATGATCGACCAGACTTCCGCCAGCGATGAAGCAGCCAAGCTGCGCGAGGAGCTTGAGGCGGCCAAGCAGGACGTGCTCTATGCCAAGGCAGAGACGCAGAACGTCCGCCGCCGCATGGAGAAGGACGTGGCCGATGCCCGCGCCTATGCCGCGACCGGCTTTGCCCGCGATATCCTCTCGGTAGCCGACAACCTTGCGCGCGCTCTGGAATCGATCCCGGCGGACCTGCGCGAGGACGACAAGTTCAAGAACCTCGTCGCCGGCCTCGAAGCCACGGGGCGCGAGATCGAGAAGGTCTTCGGCAGCCACGGCATCACCCGCATCGCGGCGATGGGCCTGCCGCTCGACCCGCATCAGCACCAGGCGATGATCGAGATGCCCTCGGCCGATGCCGAGCCGGGCACAGTGATTTCGGAGTTGCAGGCCGGCTACATGATCAAGGACCGTCTGCTGCGTCCGGCGATGGTGGCGGTGGCGAAGAAGCCGGACTGA